Proteins co-encoded in one Acipenser ruthenus unplaced genomic scaffold, fAciRut3.2 maternal haplotype, whole genome shotgun sequence genomic window:
- the LOC117409994 gene encoding ciliary neurotrophic factor-like, whose translation MATGVRHDAIEDNISFALSDCYAKAEALARKVHSEAKQITESYREKQGLSQDLNLDSIDGVPESGTSKWAELTEEERLRENAAAFAALHRLLGTVLKEQQDDLTPGDYKFHDALLSLLAKVEALAETTKQLLLSLGHVLPRAEEEREEEGLRYFQKKRRGYKVIVELSGWALRAVRDFARLKRRNRREAGGKREVKKRGSRR comes from the exons ATGGCAACCGGCGTGCGTCATGATGCAATTGAGGATAACATCTCCTTCGCTTTGTCGGACTGTTACGCAAAAGCCGAAGCGTTAGCCCGAAAAGTACACAGCGAAGCCAAGCAGATCACAGAGAGTTAC AGAGAAAAGCAAGGCTTGAGCCAAGATCTCAACCTGGACTCCATAGACGGGGTCCCCGAGTCTGGCACCTCGAAATGGGCAGAGCTGACCGAGGAAGAGAGGCTGAGAGAGAACGCAGCGGCCTTCGCTGCCCTTCACAGACTGCTGGGCACGGTCCTGAAAGAACAACAAGATGACCTCACTCCCGGGGACTACAAGTTCCATGATGCACTGCTTTCGCTGCTGGCCAAGGTCGAGGCCCTGGCTGAAACCACCAAGCAGCTGCTGCTCTCTCTGGGCCACGTGCTGCCCAGGGctgaggaggagagggaggaggaaggTCTCAGGTACTTCCAGAAGAAGAGGAGGGGGTACAAAGTGATCGTGGAGCTCAGCGGCTGGGCTCTGAGGGCCGTGCGGGACTTCGCCAGGCTGAAGAGGAGAAACAGGAGGGAGGCGGGAGGGAAGAGGGAGGTTAAGAAGCGAGGGAGCAGGAgatag
- the LOC131736357 gene encoding uncharacterized protein LOC131736357: MTSTDTSVVIHVTIRTFDGKCRPMDIDTADTVFNVTTIMSKQIERKPEDLMMVFDGCILEDEKRIQDCGIRRGSQVNLIQRYKNHKTSLLKRKNSYLMR, from the exons ATGACTTCTACAGACACAAGTGTGGTG ATTCACGTGACCATCCGGACGTTTGATGGTAAATGTCGACCGATGGACATCGACACAGCAGACACTGTGTTCAACGTGACCACAATAATGAGCAAGCAGATTGAGAGGAAACCTGAGGACCTGATGATGGTCTTTGATG GTTGCATCCTGGAGGATGAGAAGAGGATCCAGGACTGTGGGATCCGAAGAGGGAGTCAAGTCAACCTGATCCAACGCTACAAAAACCACAAGACATCCCTGCTGAAACGGAAGAACTCCTATTTAATGCGATAG
- the LOC117410116 gene encoding uncharacterized protein LOC117410116 isoform X1 gives MSGRLRHRQAANAAGKTEENVNERILSECHALYADPKNGLVKAAAALGLPLLAPRKKISIMLMGNHSAGKSSFINWYVGEHIQRTGVAIETQGFTFVTSGRRRESLTGNATLHLYQHFQKLEEITGVSDYLSTEISTSREKRFGLVTFIDTPGLVDGDMKYEFDVERALLWLGDQVDLVFVFFDPMGQALCKRTLNIVERLSEENGEKMRFYLSKADEAGDESDRQRVMMQIVQELCKRPGLNKCGFDMPTIYIPDPAKPSRCLNQIDGVCTTIEKIIDQSVQSSLNHLERDCDIIAESAERRLREDSYQATLNRKIWIKHFLFGCLGYLLPLCFLASFVIGCFSDDSLTDMAGPDIAHALRVYTEVVSVLWGWLAQDSYLWGLFVILGSSGLFLLLARFYSRTEPTLSRRQKRNLRETHAYIQEVVKPRKVELYDLYLRQCILDYDIN, from the exons ATGTCGGGTCGTTTAAGACACAGACAGGCGGCGAACGCAGCCGGCAAAACCGAAGAGAACGTCAACGAGAGAATTCTATCGGAATGTCACGCGCTGTACGCCGACCCCAAGAACG ggCTGGTGAAGGCAGCTGCAGCTCTGGGGCTCCCCCTGCTGGCTCCACGGAAGAAGATCAGCATCATGTTGATGGGGAATCACTCAGCGGGGAAGAGCTCCTTCATTAACTG gtaCGTGGGCGAGCATATTCAGAGGACGGGGGTTGCCATAGAAACACAGGGCTTCACGTTTGTGACGAGCGGGCGAAGGAGAGAGTCGCTGACG GGGAACGCAACGTTACACCTCTACCAACACTTTCAAAAACTAGAAGAGATCAcag GTGTGTCGGACTACCTGTCTACGGAGATCTCCACTTCCAGAGAGAAGAGGTTCGGGCTGGTCACCTTCATCGACACGCCGGGGCTGGTGGACGGAGACATGAAGTATGAATTCGACGTGGAGAGAGCCTTGCTCTGGCTGG gTGATCAAGTGGACCTGGTGTTTGTGTTCTTTGACCCGATGGGTCAGGCGCTGTGTAAACGCACCCTGAATATCGTGGAGCGACTGAGCGAGGAGAACGGAGAGAAGATGAGGTTCTACCTGAGCAAAGCAGACGAAGCAGGGGATGAGAGCGACAGACAG AGAGTCATGATGCAGATTGTGCAGGAGTTGTGTAAGAGACCAGGACTGAACAAGTGTGGCTTCGACATGCCCACGATATACATCCCGGACCCAGCGAAG CCGAGCCGCTGTCTCAATCAGATTGATGGTGTGTGCACAACGATCGAAAAGATCATCGACCAATCGGTGCAGAGCTCTCTCAATCACCTGGAGCGAGACTGTGACATCATCGCAGAGAGCGCGGAGCGCAGACTGAGGGAGGACAG ttatCAGGCAACACTGAACAGGAAGATATGGATTAAGCACTTCCTGTTTGGTTGCCTGGGTTACCTGCTGCCCCTGTGTTTCCTGGCCAGCTTTGTGATTGGCTGTTTCTCTGATGACAGCCTGACTGACATGGCAGGGCCTGATATAGCACACGCCCTCCGTGTTTATACC GAGGTTGTGTCTGTGCTGTGGGGCTGGCTGGCTCAGGACAGTTACCTTTGGGGTCTGTTCGTGATCCTGGGCTCTTCTGGACTGTTTCTCCTATTGGCACGGTTTTACAGCAG aACTGAACCCACTCTCTCTCGCAGACAGAAGCGGAATCTCAGAGAAACACACGCTTACATCCAAGAGGTGGTAAAACCCAGAAAG GTGGAGTTGTATGATCTGTATCTACGTCAGTGCATATTGGATTACGACATCAACTGA
- the LOC117410116 gene encoding uncharacterized protein LOC117410116 isoform X2, which translates to MLIKLIRGLVKAAAALGLPLLAPRKKISIMLMGNHSAGKSSFINWYVGEHIQRTGVAIETQGFTFVTSGRRRESLTGNATLHLYQHFQKLEEITGVSDYLSTEISTSREKRFGLVTFIDTPGLVDGDMKYEFDVERALLWLGDQVDLVFVFFDPMGQALCKRTLNIVERLSEENGEKMRFYLSKADEAGDESDRQRVMMQIVQELCKRPGLNKCGFDMPTIYIPDPAKPSRCLNQIDGVCTTIEKIIDQSVQSSLNHLERDCDIIAESAERRLREDSYQATLNRKIWIKHFLFGCLGYLLPLCFLASFVIGCFSDDSLTDMAGPDIAHALRVYTEVVSVLWGWLAQDSYLWGLFVILGSSGLFLLLARFYSRTEPTLSRRQKRNLRETHAYIQEVVKPRKVELYDLYLRQCILDYDIN; encoded by the exons atgttaataaagctaataagag ggCTGGTGAAGGCAGCTGCAGCTCTGGGGCTCCCCCTGCTGGCTCCACGGAAGAAGATCAGCATCATGTTGATGGGGAATCACTCAGCGGGGAAGAGCTCCTTCATTAACTG gtaCGTGGGCGAGCATATTCAGAGGACGGGGGTTGCCATAGAAACACAGGGCTTCACGTTTGTGACGAGCGGGCGAAGGAGAGAGTCGCTGACG GGGAACGCAACGTTACACCTCTACCAACACTTTCAAAAACTAGAAGAGATCAcag GTGTGTCGGACTACCTGTCTACGGAGATCTCCACTTCCAGAGAGAAGAGGTTCGGGCTGGTCACCTTCATCGACACGCCGGGGCTGGTGGACGGAGACATGAAGTATGAATTCGACGTGGAGAGAGCCTTGCTCTGGCTGG gTGATCAAGTGGACCTGGTGTTTGTGTTCTTTGACCCGATGGGTCAGGCGCTGTGTAAACGCACCCTGAATATCGTGGAGCGACTGAGCGAGGAGAACGGAGAGAAGATGAGGTTCTACCTGAGCAAAGCAGACGAAGCAGGGGATGAGAGCGACAGACAG AGAGTCATGATGCAGATTGTGCAGGAGTTGTGTAAGAGACCAGGACTGAACAAGTGTGGCTTCGACATGCCCACGATATACATCCCGGACCCAGCGAAG CCGAGCCGCTGTCTCAATCAGATTGATGGTGTGTGCACAACGATCGAAAAGATCATCGACCAATCGGTGCAGAGCTCTCTCAATCACCTGGAGCGAGACTGTGACATCATCGCAGAGAGCGCGGAGCGCAGACTGAGGGAGGACAG ttatCAGGCAACACTGAACAGGAAGATATGGATTAAGCACTTCCTGTTTGGTTGCCTGGGTTACCTGCTGCCCCTGTGTTTCCTGGCCAGCTTTGTGATTGGCTGTTTCTCTGATGACAGCCTGACTGACATGGCAGGGCCTGATATAGCACACGCCCTCCGTGTTTATACC GAGGTTGTGTCTGTGCTGTGGGGCTGGCTGGCTCAGGACAGTTACCTTTGGGGTCTGTTCGTGATCCTGGGCTCTTCTGGACTGTTTCTCCTATTGGCACGGTTTTACAGCAG aACTGAACCCACTCTCTCTCGCAGACAGAAGCGGAATCTCAGAGAAACACACGCTTACATCCAAGAGGTGGTAAAACCCAGAAAG GTGGAGTTGTATGATCTGTATCTACGTCAGTGCATATTGGATTACGACATCAACTGA
- the LOC117969688 gene encoding immunoglobulin alpha-2 heavy chain-like, producing MLATVTVLTLIFKAGGSALFQTPPFLSAAVGSAVNLSCNIEGITGLCYQVVWYKVGAKNEPALVSLQTTSRQSPVSSAAGGKSCYMELSALKMSDSATYYCAHSSDSMLFLGNGSTLVVTERSPGPASMVFLSQPDSDSSASAALVCLLYGPVSAQTRLYWNVSGRVDPGLSDSGSLNSSESDGSQSFFLRNQISVAADVWSRGAPCTCVAETEAGVRISRTIQKRNTDGAGTWFWVCVILTVVSLLLAACVITLAVALRRQRRDTGNYRGRREPHGSKSEVVEVQYASLQLDQQRSRRSYR from the exons ATGCTGGCCACTGTGACCGTCCTAACTCTCATCTTCAAAG ctGGAGGATCTGCTCTCTTCCAGACGCCGCCCTTCCTGAGCGCTGCAGTCGGCAGCGCGGTCAATCTCTCCTGCAACATCGAAGGCATCACGGGACTCTGCTACCAGGTCGTCTGGTACAAAGTGGGCGCGAAGAACGAGCCCGCGCTGGTGAGCTTGCAGACCACCTCCCGTCAGAGTCCTGTCAGCAGCGCGGCTGGGGGTAAAAGCTGCTACATGGAACTGTCCGCGCTGAAAATGAGTGATTCTGCGACCTATTACTGCGCCCACAGCTCCGACAGCATGCTCTTTCTGGGTAACGGATCCACGCTGGTCGTCACAG aGCGCTCTCCCGGCCCCGCTTCAATGGTTTTCCTCTCTCAGCCCGACTCGGACTCCAGCGCCTCCGCCGCACTCGTGTGTTTGCTCTACGGACCCGTCTCCGCTCAGACCCGCCTCTACTGGAACGTCTCCGGCCGCGTCGACCCGGGACTGAGCGACTCCGGCTCTCTGAACTCCTCCGAGTCCGACGGGTCTCAATCCTTCTTCCTCAGGAACCAGATTTCGGTTGCCGCTGATGTGTGGAGCCGCGGAGCCCCGTGTACCTGCGTGGCGGAGACGGAGGCCGGGGTCCGAATCAGCAGAACTATCCAGAAGAGGAATACag ACGGAGCTGGCACTTGGTTTTGGGTCTGTGTGATTTTGACGGTAGTTTCCCTGCTTCTCGCAGCGTGTGTAATTACATTAGCGGTGGCGCTGCGTCGACAGAGGAGAGACACGG GAAACTATAGAGGAAGGAGAGAGCCACATGGTTCAAAATCAGAG GTGGTGGAGGTTCAGTACGCAAGCCTGCAGCTTGACCAACAGAGATCGAGACGCAGCTACCGGTGA
- the LOC131736352 gene encoding uncharacterized protein LOC131736352, producing the protein METSNLNIEDECFSETGSPAKEDRAESRPQGVTSPMRVRLFSGKSHSIEVSPDDSVRSVKEDIGREINQNPDKLQLVCDGSYLEDEKKMKDCGITREKRLSLIRSSSFINKQTEFPLFRVKIRFDGRDREMDVNPRHCVSQVKQEICKETGKDEKKMLLLFEVSQTTNCSSGDPCPNSDVIVLEEHKKIEEYDINQGSVIRLVRKTD; encoded by the exons ATGGAGACTTCAAACCtg AACATAGAGGATGAATGCTTCAGTGAAACAGGATCCCCAGCAAAGGAGGACAGGGCAGAGAGTCGGCCCCAG GGTGTTACCTCTCCCATGCGGGTCCGGTTGTTCAGTGGGAAGAGCCACAGCATAGAGGTGAGTCCGGATGACTCAGTGAGGAGTGTTAAAGAAGACATCGGCAGAGAAATCAACCAGAATCCGGACAAGCTGCAGCTGGTGTGCGACG GTTCATACCTTGAGGACGAGAAGAAAATGAAGGATTGTGGGATTACGAGAGAGAAACGTCTCTCGCTCATCCGG TCTTCCTCATtcataaacaaacagacagaatttCCGTTGTTCAGAGTCAAAATCCGATTCGACGGGAGAGATCGTGAAATGGATGTGAACCCAAGACACTGCGTCTCGCAAGTCAAGCAAGAGATCTGCAAAGAGACGGGCAAAGACGAGAAGAAGATGCTGCTTCTATTCGAAGTGTCGCAAACCACAAACT GTTCCTCCGGAGACCCCTGTCCGAACTCAG ACGTTATCGTCTTGGAGGAACACAAGAAGATTGAGGAATACGACATCAATCAAGGAAGTGTGATCCGTCTCGTTAGGAAAACAGACTAG